The genomic stretch TTCCATCCAGACATAATTCAACCATTCTGTTCTTTACTCTTCCATGATTAAATTGAAGCGATGATTCCCCGTGATCGATTACAGAAGGGACTTGAGAAATTCTTCGGGCTGAAAGAATTCCGACCCGGACAGTTTGAAATAATTAATTCGGTAATGAGCGGTTTCGACACGCTCGCGGTCATGCCGACCGGCGGAGGAAAATCCATATGCTATCAGCTTCCCGCACTTCTTAATGACGGGCTTACACTGGTTATAACGCCGCTTATCAGTTTGATGCGCGATCAAGTTGCACAGATAAATCGTAACGGCTTGATCGCTACCCAGCTGGACAGCTCACTTGAGCTGGACGCGATTCAAGAGAGAATGCGGCTTGTCGGAGCAAGCAAAGTGAAACTTCTTTATGTTGCCCCCGAGCGATTGGGAAGCAAAAGATTCCTGGGGTCTTTGTCTTCAGTAAGAATTTCCCTTGTTGCCGTCGATGAGGCGCATTGCATCAGCCAGTGGGGACACGATTTCAGGCCGCATTATACTCGCATCTCCGAATTCCTGGATGCGATCGGATTTCCTACCGTCCTTGCTTTGACGGCAACCGCGACGCCGGACGTTCAAGACGATATTGTAGCACAGTTGAAGATGAGAGACCCCCGCGTTTACATCAGCGGTTTTGCCCGTGAAAATCTTTCATTCAGGGTTTTGGTGGAATCGGGCAAAACTCAATCTATTCTCAAATTCATAAAGTCTCAGGATCCTGCGTCTCGACAAAGCGCCGGAATAGTCTACGCGGCGACCCGCAAAAGCGTCGATGAAATTCATGACCTTCTCAATGCTAACGGAATAAAGGCACTTCGTTATCATGCCGGTCTCACCGGAGAGGAACGGACGAAATCACAAATGGAATTCCTGAACTCAAACCGTGTCATGGTGGCAACCAACGCGTTCGGCATGGGCATCAACAAGTCAGACGTTCGTTATATAATTCATTATGAAATTCCGGGAACACTTGAAGCATACTATCAAGAAGCCGGAAGGGCCGGCAGAGATGGAAAACTTTCCGAATGCATCTTGCTTTTCCACCAAAAGGATTTAGGAGTCCAAACATATTTCATCGATTCGCTTTATCCCGAGAGGGAGGAATTCACTCGAGCGTACAATTCGATCCTCGACTCGTTTTCGATCCACGTTGGCGACAGATCGGAAACTAATCTTACGGTTGACGCCTCCGAAATTGCAGGCCGAACAAGACTGAACTCCCGCAAAATAGAATCCGTCGTCAATATTCTTGCCAGGTCAAACGTAATTCAATTGGCTCCGAACGCTTCAGCAGCGGCGCACATCCGATCGAAAGTAGACATGGATTCATTCAAGAGAGCGATCGATCGAACGTCCTCCCATGATACGAGACTCATACTTGAAACAATTCTCCGTCTGTTCGGGAGCTCGGTGTTTCTTGAGCCGCAGACCGCTTCGCTTGAAGAACTATCTCATAAATCGGATCTCGACGCTTCAACGGTCAACCGCACTCTCTCGATCCTCCAGCGTTCCGGTATCCTGGAATACAAGCCGCCGTCCGAGGGAATAACATTCAAAATGCTCGAACGGCGGACCGATCGACTCCCCGTCAACTTTCAGCAGCTCTCGCTCCTCCGGGAACGAGCGCACCAGCGCCTCGAACAAATGGTGGAATATGCCAGAACAACGTCTTGCCGGACAAACTTTATACTTGATTATTTCGGCGCGGAGGAAATTGAAAGCGGATGCGGAAACTGCGACAACTGTACCATCAATAAGACTTTTTCAATGCAAGGTTCAGAAGGATTGCCAAGCGCAGTGGAAATCTATCGAACGATCCTGTCTTTGGTAAAAGAGACTCAGGGACGATATGGAAGATCGACTTACTGCAAAATTCTTCTGGAAGGGAGCGGGAAGCTTGCGGAGGAGCTTCGTCCGAAATTTTCCGGAGCCTTGAATCAACTTCCTCCGCAAGTCGTTTTTGCAGCATTTGATTTCCTCCTTTCGAGAGAATACCTGGTCAGGATGAAGTTCATCAATCCGACCGTGTCGATTACGGAAGAGGGAAAAAAATATCTGCAAACCGGGATATCTATCCCGGCGAAGAAACAATTCAAATTTAGAAAAGCACTCTACAAAGCTTTAAGAGACGAACGGCTCAGCCTTTCGAAAGAACTGAGTCTACCCGTATTTGCCGTGGTCACGGATGAGGATTTGATCCAAATTGCCAATGCCCGGCCTTCCGCCGAAGAAGAAATTGTCCGCTACTTACCCCGGGTGAATTCCAGAGATATTCTTCGACGTCTATTACAAGTCTGTTCCGATTTTGCGCCATCCGAAAAAATTCATCTCCCGGAAAATGAACGCCGGATCTACGAGCTTTACTTGGAGAAACTTACGGCGGCAGAAATCGCATCACTTATGCAGCTCTCGCTGCAGAATGTCATCGATGTCTTTGACCTGATTAAAAGCAATGGTTACGAAGTGAATTTCAAGAACCTGATAGAAAAGAAAAGGTT from Candidatus Acidiferrales bacterium encodes the following:
- a CDS encoding RecQ family ATP-dependent DNA helicase — protein: MIPRDRLQKGLEKFFGLKEFRPGQFEIINSVMSGFDTLAVMPTGGGKSICYQLPALLNDGLTLVITPLISLMRDQVAQINRNGLIATQLDSSLELDAIQERMRLVGASKVKLLYVAPERLGSKRFLGSLSSVRISLVAVDEAHCISQWGHDFRPHYTRISEFLDAIGFPTVLALTATATPDVQDDIVAQLKMRDPRVYISGFARENLSFRVLVESGKTQSILKFIKSQDPASRQSAGIVYAATRKSVDEIHDLLNANGIKALRYHAGLTGEERTKSQMEFLNSNRVMVATNAFGMGINKSDVRYIIHYEIPGTLEAYYQEAGRAGRDGKLSECILLFHQKDLGVQTYFIDSLYPEREEFTRAYNSILDSFSIHVGDRSETNLTVDASEIAGRTRLNSRKIESVVNILARSNVIQLAPNASAAAHIRSKVDMDSFKRAIDRTSSHDTRLILETILRLFGSSVFLEPQTASLEELSHKSDLDASTVNRTLSILQRSGILEYKPPSEGITFKMLERRTDRLPVNFQQLSLLRERAHQRLEQMVEYARTTSCRTNFILDYFGAEEIESGCGNCDNCTINKTFSMQGSEGLPSAVEIYRTILSLVKETQGRYGRSTYCKILLEGSGKLAEELRPKFSGALNQLPPQVVFAAFDFLLSREYLVRMKFINPTVSITEEGKKYLQTGISIPAKKQFKFRKALYKALRDERLSLSKELSLPVFAVVTDEDLIQIANARPSAEEEIVRYLPRVNSRDILRRLLQVCSDFAPSEKIHLPENERRIYELYLEKLTAAEIASLMQLSLQNVIDVFDLIKSNGYEVNFKNLIEKKRFKLITSQLEKTRNPVDAHAVLPDCELAEVILVSRVLSVSLGDRQP